The Methanosarcina acetivorans C2A genome includes the window TTCGGGACCGGAGTTGCCATCGTTACCTCCGTTTTTCCTCCGGGGGAACGGGGAAAAGCTCTCGGGATCTATATCACTGCAGTTTACCTCGGGCTCTCCCTTGGGCCTTTCCTTGGAGGCTTGATGACGCAGTATCTGGGCTGGAGGAGCATCTTCTTCGTAAATGTGCCTATAGGTATCACCACGGTTGTTATCGTCCTCTGGAAACTGAAAGGGGAATGGACCGGGTTCAGGGGGGAGAAATTCGACCTGGCGGGATCTGTTCTCTATGGGGCGGCGGTCATTGCCGTCATGTACGGGTTTTCATATCTCCCGGACTTTAAAGGAGCTGCACTTATAGCCGCGGGAATTCTCGGAGTTCTCGGTTTTGCGTTATACGAGCTGAAAATCCCGTCTCCTGTTCTTGACATCAGGCTCCTTACAAAAAACAGGATCTTTGCCCTTTCGAACCTTGCCGCGCTTATCAATTACAGTGCAACCTTTGCAGTGACTTTTCTCTTAAGCCTGGATCTGCAGTACACAAAAGGCTTCACTCCCGAGCATGCAGGTTTTATTCTGATAGCGCAACCTGTTGTCCAGGCTATGGTTTCCCCTGTTGCCGGGAGGCTTTCTGACAGGATTGAGCCGCGGATCGTTGCCTCGGCGGGAATGGCGCTCACAGCAATAGGGCTTTTCCTCCTCATTTTCCTTACGGAAACAACTCCTCTCTGGCATATGGTTCTCACCCTTCTCATACTCGGGGCAGGCTTCGGGCTCTTCTCTTCCCCGAACACGAATGCAATTATGAGTTCGGTTGATAAAAGGTTCTACGGCGTTGCATCAGGGATGAATGGCACGATGCGGCTTCTTGGCCAGATGCTCTCAATGGGCATTGCAATGATGATTTTTGCGGTTGTCATCGGCCCTGTGGAGATTACGCCTGAATATTACTCCCGGTTCGTTTTAAGCCTGCACTATGCGTTTATCCTGTTTACGGTCTTCTGTACTCTTGGGATATTTGCATCTCTGGCGAGAGGAAAAACCAGCTCTGCGGCTGTTACCGGCATACCTGAAGCAGGTAAAAAACAGGGCTTTGAGAAATAACCTTCATGGGGTTCCGTTTGGAGTAATCCGGCGTATCCGGAGGACTTGCAACCAGAAGTATATCTCAATTTTATATACTTTCTCTGACATTTTCTGATAAGGAGTTTATAGAATCTATTGTTATCTGGTGTTTTTTTCTTTTTGCCAGATCCTAGCGGCAGGCTGTCCTGAACGAAATGCTCACGTGTGCAGCCGATTTAATTTTGCCAGGGGGTTTATATAATGAATATATTTAGTAAGGACACAGATAAAGGAAAGCATGTTTCCGGAATTGACAGGGGTAAGATCGTAATGTACGGGCTGAGCACCTGTGTATGGTGTAAAAAAACAAAGAAACTGCTCACCGATCTGGGAGTGGATTTTGAGTACGTTTTTGTGGACTTGCTGGAGGAAGAGGAAAAAAGCAACGCCATTAAGCAGGTCAGCCGTTTTAATCCTTCAGTTTCTTTTCCAACAACGATTCTAAACGACGAAAAGGCAATTGTGGGTTTTAAGGAAAAACAAATCCGTGAAGCTCTTGGCTTTTAAGGGGGGAATTCAGGTTGAAAGAAGAGGAAGTTTCTGAAGAAGGCATATCCGAAGAAGAAGTAGATAAAGTCTACAGGCGCTTGAACCAGGAGGTTGAAAAGTCGGGCTACCACCTCAACCCTGACGTTGAATTCACAAAAGAACTTGTGCGGGGACTGCTGGCTAACGAAAGACGTTATGGTTACTGGTCCTGTCCGTGCAGGCTCTCCGCTGACAACAAGGAAGAGGATCTTGACATAATCTGTCCCTGCTATTACAGAGACCCTGACCTGAACGATTACGGGGCCTGTTACTGTGCCCTCTATGTTTCGGATGAAGTCATCCGAGGAGAAAAAGAAGTTGAGTCTATCCCGGAAAGGCGCCCTCCCCGCGAGAAAAGGGAAGCCATAAGAGCTGAGGAAGCCTCAAGAGCGGAGATGATGGAAACTATGGAATTTACAGGAAAACTTTCAAAGCCGGTATGGAGATGTAAGGTTTGCGGATATCTCTGCGCCATGGACGAGGCTCCGGGAGTCTGCCCCATCTGCAAGGCAAGGAAGGAAAGATTCGAACGGTTCATGTGAAAATTCTCATATAATTTTCTTTCCTTTCACATTTTCCAATTCTACTTTTAAAATTTCTTCTTAATTTTCTTCTTTTGAATTATCTCTTTCTATTTTTTAGCTGGCGTTATAGAAAAATAAGTTGTTGAAGGTCCCTAAAATTGATCCCAATTTTGTGTTTTTATTAACCTATTTTTGAGTAGATATTTATATTCGTCGATAAATAACTTTATATAGGTTCTTACGTATTAACTTTACGACATATATCTCATAGTTTGAGTATTCATAATTATTTTTAATCTGTGGGGGGTGTTTAGAATGAAAAGTGAAGTTTATGGATGAGCTTATCCCAAAACTCAAAATCGGCTCTCAGGATCTTGAATCTGAAATCGTCAATCACGTCACAGATAATGAAAATAATTCTGAAATTTTGACCGATGCAGGGATAAAATATGTTTTGGGATGAGCTCGATGATAAATCCATCTTTTTGGAAAAATCAGATTACTGTCAATTAAGCAGAACATATATTTTCTGCCATTTGTGGGGATGGAATAGTACTGTTCGATTCATGCGACGGAGGACATAAGTGGGTATGTGGCTTTTTTTGTGGAACCGAGTCATCTCAATGCCCAAATTCTCTACTTCCAGGAGAACTAGAAGATCTTTTTGGACAAGTCTACACTCATAAAAGGGCCCACTGAAGAAAATAATAGATTTTTACAACCTGGTCTCAAGTAGAGGTTGTTTTCCAGATGTGAATAGAAACAGGCTGGGCAAACATATTGACTTATTCCAGTTTTTAGTTGAATGGGGGCTATAGAAAATATGAACTTTCAAAGATTCAAAAACAAAAAATCATACAAAAAATCATTTTGTTTTATTGCCAGGAGATGCATGTTATTTGCACTCTTAACCATGATGTCATTCTATGCATGTGCAGGTGATTTAGATTCAGTACCAAAAATAGATTCATTAAGTCCTGAACTTTCAGATCTTTCTGAAAATCCAGATAATTTGACCTCTTATTGTTACATTGAAGATGAGTTTTCGGATGCTCTGAATCTGGACCTTCAGGTGGACCCATTAAATCCTGATTTTCAGGACTACATCGAATGTCCAGAGAATTGGACATCTCAACATTACGACGAAAACGGGGAGCTTATAACCCTGGGAATTATTCCTTCTCCCACTTCTGTTTACTGGCCTGACGACTATGTTTATATTCCGGATACCGAACTCATTTCAGAATCTCACCAGTTGATTACAGGTGCGCAGCTCTCCGGATATCCGACAGAGTCATACTTTAGCCTTGTGGACGAAGGAAGGGTAACTCCCGTAAAAGATCAAGGTTCTACAGGTACTTGCTGGGCTTTTGCTACACTTGCTTCACTTGAATCATATTTGATACCAGTTGATTCGTACCAGTGGGACTTTTCAGAAAATAACATGAAAAATCTCCTTTCTGACGGTTATTCTGAAGGATTTGACCGGACTTACAACGATGCAGGAAACGCGTATATGTCAGCGGCATACCTTACAAGGTGGAGCGGGCCTATACTCGAATCCGATGATCCTTTCAACGAAAACTCAGGAATGTCTCCTACAGATAAAGATGTACAAAAACATGTTCAGGAAATAATTATTTTACCGCCGCGCAATAACTCCACAGATAATGGGCTGATTAAAAAAATGGTCAAAGAAGAGGGAGGAGTTCTTGCATCTTTTAATGTAAAGTTGGATTGCTTTAAGGAAAAAGACGGAAAATCTTACGTAACATACTATAATCCCACAATTGGTACGAACAATGGTCATTCAATATGTATTGTAGGCTGGGATAATAGCTTTAGCAGGAATGAATTCAATTCCACTCCCCCAGGTGATGGAGCCTTTATCTGCAAAAACAGCTGGGGTACCGATAATGGAATTAATGGAACCGGATATTTTTATATTTCATATTACGATGCAAATCTTGGTATGGAAGATGGTTTTAAAGACTTATTTTTCTACACCGCCGAAAGTCCAAACAATTATGAAAAAGTTTATCAATATGACCCTCTGGGATGGACACACGATTACAGATATGATATAAATTCTATCTGGGCTGCCAATGTCTTTACTGCCGAATCAAATGAAGAACTTCAGGCTATAGGGCTTTATACGCCTCAACCTGACGTCAACTATGAAGTCTATGTATATATTAATCCGGCAAACATTCCGAATGGCGGCACATTAGTATGTAATAGTTCAGGTAGTTTTGAACTGCCAGGATATCACACAATCCCTCTCGAACAGAGTGTATCTCTGAGTACAGGAGATAATTTCTCGATTGTTGTGAAACTTAGTTCCGGGTCTCCTATAGTATTTCCAATTGAAGGTGTAATTGAAAATTATTCGAGCAAAGCGAGCGCTAACACCGGAGAAAGTTACATTAGCAGCGATGGAATAAACTGGTCAGATTTGGCTTCAGGCGAATCTAAGTATAATTGCTGCATAAAAGCATACACCACTACTTCTGATGACATTGATCCCGTAATCAACTCAGTCAGTCTGAATAACAGCAATCCAAATGCTGGTGACTTTATCCTGATAAGTGTAAACGCTACGGATAATGTTGCAGTAACTTCTGTTGAAGCTGACGGAAATAATCTGAATAACATCAGCGGAAATATCTGGGAAGGAACAATCAGTGCACTGTCAGGAACTCATTTCGTGAATGTGTCAGCAAGGGATGAGGCAGGAAATATTGCATGGAACAACTCGACAAGTTATACTGCAACGGAAATAATACCGGATACTCAGGACCCTGTGATCAACTCAGTCAGTCTGAATAACAGCAATCCAAATGCTGGTGACTTTATCCTGATAAGTGTAAACGCTACGGATAATGTTGCAGTAACTTCTGTTGAAGCTGACGGAAATAATCTGAATAACATCAGCGGAAATATCTGGGAAGGAACAATTAGTGCACTGTCAGGAACTCATTTCGTGAATGTGTCAGCAAGGGATGAGGCAGGAAACGTTGCATGGAACAACTCGACAAGTTATACTGCAACTGAAATAACACCGGATACTGAACCACCGGTGATTCAGTCAGTCAGTTCGTATCCTGTCAATACGACCGGCGATTCTGTTATTAATGTTACAGTTAATGTAACGGATAATATCGGAGTTGTAAATGTAACTGTAGACGATGTGCAGCTTACTAAAAACGGGAACTTATGGGAAGGAAGCATACAGGCTCCATCTGATGTAGGGGAATATTCTATTCCGGTAGTTGCCCTGGATGCAGCTGGCAATAAGGCTGAAAGTTCACTGCCCTGCAATGTCCTCACACGTGAAGGAAATGTGTCTTTCAGTATGAATCCGATAATGACCTTTGCAGCGAAAGGAACTACTGTACCTTTCGAGATTACAATTCGAAATGACCAAAATGTTGATGACACATTAAAAATCCAGATCAAGAACGATATGGTTCCGACTTCGAGTAGCATAGACCCGTCTTGGTACTCATGGACTGAAAAAGATGTGAATTTGTTGGAAGGGGAAGAGATTATACTTCTCCTGGAAGTAGAGGTTCCGGAAAACGCTACTGGATTCAGATTCTTTGTGGTGAGTATGGACTCAACACTTTACCCGACCAGTAGAGCAGTTTTTGGGTGTCTGTTAATAAATTAAATACCCGAACTCACAGTAAAAATTGATGGGGATTTTACTCTGGATAACAGAGATCAAAATCCTCATTTTTGAAATTTTTGTGTAAGATTTGGCAAGGTTGATACTGTTTTATATACTGATAAAACTAGAGTATTATCTGTATTTATCTTGCTACCAGCTTCATCGAGGCTGGAACCGGCAAATGTACTGATTTTGGCGCTCCCTTATAAATGTAGATATTACCGGATATCAAAAACCGAGATTCTTTGATTTTCAATTCTACTCCTTGCAGGCTGAACCTGTCTTTTCTGTAAAGCAAAAAAAAGAATAGACGAATTCATATCTTGACTTTTTGAACCGCATTTTAATTCGCTGATAAATATTAGCTCCTCTGCGAGCCTGTCTGGTGGTCTTTCACAAAATGAAGTAGAAGTAAAAAGCAAAAAAGTAGAAAAGGCAAAAAAAGCAGAAAGTTAGCAGTTTATACGGTCATTTTTACATGTTAATTCCTTAAAGGTGTTAAAAGCCGATTCATTTGAGGATTTTGAAGTTTCTTTTCTCTCTTTTTTGAAAAGGCCGCTCTCCTGCGTTGAGCATGATAAAAGCGATATGAGATAGCTAAAAGGTTATACGAGCAAACTACCTTCCCAGCTTACGTATCGTTTTTATGAAATTGCAGCAATAAAAAAATGCTGCAACTACCTTATATACTAGCGAAACAGACAGCGTACTGCAGAGCCGCAAATCTGCCGAAAAGGACGGTGGGCTGTTGCACTTGCAGTGCAACTTCCAGAAAACCTCCGATTTCCTGTGATCCAGAATCGCAATTAGGGTGTCGAAGCATTTACATGTAAGGCGAGCATACAATGCACAAAAAGCCGGCAAAAAGCCAGGCACACATAAAAATAAGGTTAAAAGACCGGTAGAGGAAAATAAATGGCTGTATGGAAGGGAAAGAAAGTGGTTTTAAACACCACTATGGGCGATATCACTATTGAACTGTTTGAGGACATGCCGATTACTGCAGGAAACTTTGCAAAACTAGTAGATAAGGGATTCTATGACGGCGTAATTTTCCACAGGATAATCGATAAATTCATGATTCAGGGCGGAGACCCGACAGGAACGGGTATGGGAGGACCTGGCTATGAGATTCCGGACGAGTTTACAAAGCACAACCGGAACGACAGGGGCACTATCTCTATGGCAAATGCAGGCCCGAACACAGGCGGAAGCCAGTTCTTCATTAACCTCGTAAACAACAATTATCTGGACAAAATGCACCCTGTTTTCGGAAAGGTTGTAGAAGGCATGGACGTTGTCGATGCCATGGGGAAGGTAAAAACCGACCGTCAGGACCGCCCGAAGACTGAAGTAAAAATCGTGAAGGCTGAACTGGTCTGAATAAAACGAAAGTAAGGGACTATTAAAAGGATTCGGGAAGAGAATATCAGTTTTCGGTGTCCGGAACAAGGTCATATAAGATCATAATATCAGCTATGATCGCTAATATCATCAAAGATCTACTAAGATTTGTAAGAAAGATCTGCCAAGAAAGATCTGCCAAGAAAGATCTGCCAAGAAAGATCTGCCAAGAAAGATCTGCCAAGAAAGATCTGCTAAGAAAGATTTGCAAAAAAGATCGAGATCCGGGCGTTTTCCCAAAAATCCCAATCATTTTTTCATTTTCTTAAGTTTATTATTTCTTAAATTGCCCCTTTTCAGGCTTTTTAACTGGTTCTGGAAAAGCACCTTCTAAGCAGTTTTCATTAAGCTGTTATTGTTTTTTAAGGTTCTCTAATTCATTTTAATTGTTCCATTTCCTTTTTCTGGATTTCTACCAATTCTTCATCCGTTATGTATGAATGAACATAACGTTATTTATACTATGTGTGCATTAATGGCAAATTGAGGATCACAGGAGCGAAAAACGGTGTTCGAAAACAAGCTGTCAGTCCCCAAAACTTGCCAGAGAAAAGTAACTCTTCTTTCCGAATACATATCTCTTCTCAGGGAAAAGAAAGTCTTTTATTTTGAAATCCTTGCTCCAGGAACAATAAAAGAGAATACCAGAGATTGTTATTTCCTGATGGACATCCGGATCGGAGAGAAAGTTGAGCTCTGCTTCAAAAAAGACATGTCCCGGATTCAACACTGCCTTTTTTACTTAAATCCTGCTGGGATGGTACACAGGATAATGACCTTTTTCCTATTCAAGAGTAGAGATTCCACAGGTATTCATCGACAAAACCAGGCACTTTGAATTGGAAAGGGGATACTGACTAATGCTGAAAGCAAGTTTACGGAAACCTGCAAACCTCCCGATTTTCAAGGTAGTCCGAAAAACTTGCTTGATCCTGTGCTCCTCAAATAAGGTAAAGAGGATCAGGATTGAGAGAAGAGAAGCAATATCAACCCTGATTAACTTTAATGAAAGAAAAATTACTCAAATAGTGATTTTATGGTAGATTCAATTCACGAGATGATCAGAGCAAGCTTCAGATGTGAAGATATGGTAAAATGTGTGCTCGGCTTGAAATCTCTTGACATCGAGGCATACAAGATCCTGCTCATGCATGGACCTCTTACAACCGACGGGCTGGGGGAAATTCTTAACAGAGAAAGAAGTACTGCATACCGTTCTCTACAGAACCTCATAACATGCGGAGTTGTTTACAGGGAAACAAGGTCTCTGGAGAGCGGAGGATACTACCATGAATATGTAGCTATCGAACCCTGGGAAATGAAGCAGATGGTAAAAAAGAACGTTGACGAATGGTACTGCCAGATGAACGGGTTGATTGAAAAAATGGATGATAAGGTAAGTACTCTCATTCTGAGAATAGGAGACGAGGAAACCCGAATACAGGAATAAGTTAACGGAAAATATTAAGTTCATATCTTCCGGATATTCTCTTTCGGTCCTATTTTTCCGATTGTCCCCTTTGATTCTATTTCTGCTGACTATTCCTTTTTGATTCTATTTCTTCTGATTGCTTTTTCTGATTCAACCTGTTTATCCCAATTACGGTGATTCTTGATTAATCGTTGATCTGTTCCGGAATCACGAAGGAAATCTTT containing:
- a CDS encoding MFS transporter; the protein is MVKETKNTGSAAEVAGISRPVPPSDGDTRDAAIEKRIVLTIAVLAGFITPFDGSAVNIALPTIGAEFHMTAIALSWVATAYLLSSAVFLVPFGKIADIYGRKKIFLYGIVIFSFASLLMTMVPSTELLIIIRVFQGLGSAMIFGTGVAIVTSVFPPGERGKALGIYITAVYLGLSLGPFLGGLMTQYLGWRSIFFVNVPIGITTVVIVLWKLKGEWTGFRGEKFDLAGSVLYGAAVIAVMYGFSYLPDFKGAALIAAGILGVLGFALYELKIPSPVLDIRLLTKNRIFALSNLAALINYSATFAVTFLLSLDLQYTKGFTPEHAGFILIAQPVVQAMVSPVAGRLSDRIEPRIVASAGMALTAIGLFLLIFLTETTPLWHMVLTLLILGAGFGLFSSPNTNAIMSSVDKRFYGVASGMNGTMRLLGQMLSMGIAMMIFAVVIGPVEITPEYYSRFVLSLHYAFILFTVFCTLGIFASLARGKTSSAAVTGIPEAGKKQGFEK
- a CDS encoding glutaredoxin family protein, producing MNIFSKDTDKGKHVSGIDRGKIVMYGLSTCVWCKKTKKLLTDLGVDFEYVFVDLLEEEEKSNAIKQVSRFNPSVSFPTTILNDEKAIVGFKEKQIREALGF
- a CDS encoding helix-turn-helix domain-containing protein, producing MVDSIHEMIRASFRCEDMVKCVLGLKSLDIEAYKILLMHGPLTTDGLGEILNRERSTAYRSLQNLITCGVVYRETRSLESGGYYHEYVAIEPWEMKQMVKKNVDEWYCQMNGLIEKMDDKVSTLILRIGDEETRIQE
- a CDS encoding peptidylprolyl isomerase; translated protein: MAVWKGKKVVLNTTMGDITIELFEDMPITAGNFAKLVDKGFYDGVIFHRIIDKFMIQGGDPTGTGMGGPGYEIPDEFTKHNRNDRGTISMANAGPNTGGSQFFINLVNNNYLDKMHPVFGKVVEGMDVVDAMGKVKTDRQDRPKTEVKIVKAELV
- a CDS encoding lectin like domain-containing protein, which encodes MLFALLTMMSFYACAGDLDSVPKIDSLSPELSDLSENPDNLTSYCYIEDEFSDALNLDLQVDPLNPDFQDYIECPENWTSQHYDENGELITLGIIPSPTSVYWPDDYVYIPDTELISESHQLITGAQLSGYPTESYFSLVDEGRVTPVKDQGSTGTCWAFATLASLESYLIPVDSYQWDFSENNMKNLLSDGYSEGFDRTYNDAGNAYMSAAYLTRWSGPILESDDPFNENSGMSPTDKDVQKHVQEIIILPPRNNSTDNGLIKKMVKEEGGVLASFNVKLDCFKEKDGKSYVTYYNPTIGTNNGHSICIVGWDNSFSRNEFNSTPPGDGAFICKNSWGTDNGINGTGYFYISYYDANLGMEDGFKDLFFYTAESPNNYEKVYQYDPLGWTHDYRYDINSIWAANVFTAESNEELQAIGLYTPQPDVNYEVYVYINPANIPNGGTLVCNSSGSFELPGYHTIPLEQSVSLSTGDNFSIVVKLSSGSPIVFPIEGVIENYSSKASANTGESYISSDGINWSDLASGESKYNCCIKAYTTTSDDIDPVINSVSLNNSNPNAGDFILISVNATDNVAVTSVEADGNNLNNISGNIWEGTISALSGTHFVNVSARDEAGNIAWNNSTSYTATEIIPDTQDPVINSVSLNNSNPNAGDFILISVNATDNVAVTSVEADGNNLNNISGNIWEGTISALSGTHFVNVSARDEAGNVAWNNSTSYTATEITPDTEPPVIQSVSSYPVNTTGDSVINVTVNVTDNIGVVNVTVDDVQLTKNGNLWEGSIQAPSDVGEYSIPVVALDAAGNKAESSLPCNVLTREGNVSFSMNPIMTFAAKGTTVPFEITIRNDQNVDDTLKIQIKNDMVPTSSSIDPSWYSWTEKDVNLLEGEEIILLLEVEVPENATGFRFFVVSMDSTLYPTSRAVFGCLLIN
- a CDS encoding ferredoxin-thioredoxin reductase catalytic domain-containing protein, which produces MKEEEVSEEGISEEEVDKVYRRLNQEVEKSGYHLNPDVEFTKELVRGLLANERRYGYWSCPCRLSADNKEEDLDIICPCYYRDPDLNDYGACYCALYVSDEVIRGEKEVESIPERRPPREKREAIRAEEASRAEMMETMEFTGKLSKPVWRCKVCGYLCAMDEAPGVCPICKARKERFERFM